Genomic DNA from Pygocentrus nattereri isolate fPygNat1 chromosome 11, fPygNat1.pri, whole genome shotgun sequence:
TATTAAGAGAAAACTGTGCGTCTCTGGCAGGATGTGACACTGATTCTATCCAGAGCACAGTGAGAAGAAGATTTACCACACGCACACTCACCTCAGTGGAGAGCAGTATCCTCTTCACTCTCTTAACGCACAGCTAATATTCACAAACCTggagttttattttggtttgCAGCATTCTGCTGTCACAAAACCGAGCTTGTTACTCTTGCTCCACAGAGCGTGTAATcaaactttctctttctcagaaaCTCAGCCCATAGCAGCGCTCGCTAACGGCTCCATGGGACAGGCGCACAGTCACAGCAGCCCAAGCCTGAACAGCCAGCCCACAAGAGAAACATTTCTGGACACTGATGCGACTCCCTGCATTTGGATGACTACTTGTGACAAGCAGGCCTAAGAGGAAGCCTACTCGTACATTTTATTCACTGAAATAAAGGCACAGAGCTTCTCTCCCTGCTCTGTTACTGCTGACTGCTGACATGcacacacttcaaaatcaaaTGAACTAACCAGGCCTGACACGCTCACCCGCCTCTGACCTCACCCTCCCTATAAGCTTGTAAGAGCCTTCTAGCTCAAGCCTCCACACAGGCAACTTGTTCCACAGAGCTGGTTTTAACCAATCTACAGCCATGACATCAGTGAGACTAAAACCAGAGGAGTGCTATTCCAGTACCATACCCTATTAGCATTAACTCCACAGTTGATGGTGTCTATCAacttttaaaggggaaatccattgattttcagcataattcaatGATTGTAAACAAGGTAATTCAGAATGctttttgttctctgtagaaaaaCTTGTcaactttgatttctttaccatgaggtgctgataggaaccagggatcacaatgACAACAGtgcaaatacagacatttttactatccaaaaccaccagtggaccTACACATCTTCCGAGCTTTTTGTAAGCGGTGATGATGGGAATattaaaaaacagttttcttGGCAACTACTTTGCCTGCATGTAACACCCTGCATAGTCCTTATTTCAAAACTACCAGACAAcaatgcctcaggcatcagattCAAACTTTTTATGCAATACTTCTGAGCTTTTCGGGGTGttaaatgctttggatgtcCAGTTCcaatcacaaccactgtgaataattctgaccaAGTTTCTCTGTAACTGAGCATCTcgcattaaaccactctgaatgactttgtttacatcttagtgaTTGAGTTTTgagaaatgggtggaattcccctttcatgTCCTGCTGAAAGCTGACGTAAACTGAGGTAAACAGCAGCTGCTTGTTCATCCACATTACAACTCAGCCTGTGTGTTTGGAGCAGGTTTCAGGCCTCTGCACTTCCAAGTCAAGCCCTCTGTTGGCACCTGAGGAATGGGACATGTATCATGACACTTTGTCCTGGTGGGTGTGTCACTGCCACACTGCTGTAAACCACTCTGGGCCAGGCCGTACAGGTAGTTGGCGTGTCATAAACAAAAGGGTTTAAAGCTCGTATTTAACACTTTAGATTGACGATGTGAAAGGTAGCTTACCTTTAAGCTAATGACCGAGATGTGCGCGTAGGCAGTTAGCATTAATCACAACGCCTCTCTACTGTTTTCTCCTCTCATAACCAGCCTCCAGATTATTTAAGAGCACAGGTTACAGCAGAGGCAAACCCCACTGCGCTGTTCGTGTGCCagaggaaaggaaaaggaaGGGAATGCCAGTTACCCTCGATAAGACCGCCAAACAGAAAGCAGTAGTTATTCTGGaggaaatgtttgttttggaaacaagtaCAGTCAGTATTCGACGTTGTATGATAGCGGGAGTTCGTAATAAAAACAGCAGGCGGTTTCACGTCGATGCCAACGCTAATTAAGAGTCTGGTAGCTGGAGACTCGTAACTAACTTACACCAGCCTCGGCGGCGGCGGCAGCGGCGGCCAGCCTGCCGAGACTAGCAGCAGGaatgcactcactcactcactctgggTGTAACTAACTTAGCAGCCCTCACTTCACCCTCTTCAGTCCGTCTAGTCGTACAAATACATTAGCGTCAGTTTCTCTTCCTGTTCGTGTCTTTACAATGTTACTCTTCCAGCCAGTAGCTATATTTATAGTGATACAGCGGCCGAGTTCAACAAGTGGTCTTCCTTCTCTGCAGCTCTGCCCGGAGTCCCGACACAGAAACAGCGCTGAAACTCGCCGCCACCGCCGGGACTCCAGACCCGAGCACACGGTCGTTTCTGTCAATAAAGTAGTAATATGAGTGTCTGAAGCCGTGTCGGTACCTGGTGAAGAGCCGTGAGCCCGTCTACGTTGGCGTAGTTGATGTCGGCTCCCTGCCTCAGCAGCTCCGCCACCTCCTCCCGGTCTCCGGCCGAGCAGGCGGCCATGAACACGGCGCCCTGGGCGAAGCGGACTCTGGCCCGCCGGCCCGAGCCCGAGTGGCCCCGCACCTGAGCGCCGGTGAGGTCGGTCTCTGAGCCGTGCCACCGCGTCAGCTGGTCCTGCCGTCGCTGCTTAGCAGCTTCGGACCTGGAACGGTCAGTGGCCGCCATCTTCCTCGGTCTCTCCCGGCAAATTCAATTTATCAACTTAgagggagagagccagagagagagatgaggaggaggaggaggaggaggactcAGGGAACCTGGGAGCCATCGAGGGCCGAGAGTGAAGAAGTGCGCCGCCTTGCGGTCGCCGAGCAGCTCCCACACCCACTGAGCTCAGGGTGGAGTGGCACACGTGAGCACAGCGGACCAATAGGACAACAGAAAGGCGATGACGCACTCTGCCAAATTGTGACCCTCGGGGCTTTGGGGGCTCTACAGAGCCAAGTTTCAGAGTGAAGTACTTACAAGTCACAAGAAGTGTCCAAAGATTTGTAGACAGCGGCACacgtgtttcttctgaaatgaagtgtATATAGGGACCTTAATAGGGAACTTATCCTTCCTTTGCTACAGTACAGACTTTACACAAGATGGTAGACCATTGCTGtgtggatttgattgcattcagccacaagcatgttagtgaggtcaggcactgaagTTGGATGATTAtctctggatcacaaatgccaaaGTCCAAGTCCCAATCCTATTTCACCACTTgaccctaccacttagcccctACCTCTGTGTTTCACCTGTTCACGTCTAGGTGTAGAGTGTCCCACTTATTGTTGACATAGAAGTGGTGGGCAAGGTGTTTGGGCTAGGTTTTTAGAGGCACACTCCAAGAGGGAAAATCGGCAAGTTGGCTGCATAAGTGAGCAAAGAAACCTACAAATGTAGCTAAGTATGTTGTCTATTAAACTTTACGATAGCCATGGCATTATCAAAgcttaatgttgtttcaatgtagtATGgtttcataacaagcattaaaaatcactagtagtaGTTTACCTAGttaaattccactttaaatggtgcagccgtTACATTCTGGCATCATACATCTTGATGACGTTTGCCTGGCTTCAGCAAGCAATACGACCGAAttgcagagaaaacaaacaaccaCAAACTTTGTGTCGCTagcagcctgttaatgaagtaatgttctttattTGAAGATTGTtccatttcataggggaagatttcaacgaCAACAACTTGCatctcagttccaaggggcaaagtgaccctcgaaaacaaggggtaggagtaaaaataagaaatgggattgggcccaagccTTCCCAGAGGTAATGCTGTCAGAAAGTAATTAAATTCATTGTTTGGATACATTTGGACATGTAGGGTCAGTTTTCCCAAACAGACATCAAGCCTAGTCCAGGATCACACTTTCCTTTCAAAGGAGAATCTCCATTCAGAATGCTTTGTAGACCAAGATTAGACTTGATCCCGGTCCTCGAACCCAGCCCATAGTGTAGATAAGTTCAGTGGGGATCATATTTTCAAATACCCTGATCACTAACTCATTAGAGGTGATGTGCACATGATATGTATGCAGAAGAAACTCTTCACTCTACACTAttttataaaggtttaaaattACTGCAAGGTAGACAGCAATCCAAGTTAGATTTTTTCACCAAGCATTTAAAATGTGACGcagttaaatttttttattaccATTCATGCACAGTACATTTTACTGTAACAGGGTATAcagtaaaaatgtgcaaaaaggtaaaacattagTATTGCTTATCTCAcaaattttacacacacacataaaaaaacacaaaggaacATCTTAACAATGGGAAAGCAGGAATACAATACAGTGTATGGTACATTACTGAAAGAAACATTTTGTATTGGACATTGCATTGAACAGCGCATGGTCATAAACCAACTTAACCACAGGACTTAAAAGATACATACTGTACATCATCATTTAACATACATGCTGTACATCAGACTGTCTCTATAATGTAGCTGATTTGTACTCATTGTAAGAGCCCCTGCCAACTTTCTCTTTCCCTGTTTATTCACATTACTTTAACATGTACAAGCAGTACAGCAGAGATAACAAACTGAGAGCTTAGGATGACACAGTGTGGAGCAACACCTTTTCATACTTTCTGAAACATGCATGTACCAACTTATTTAATTCAGACTTACTGGAGCCAACATCATACCAAACACATTTGCAGCTGAAACTGTGTAGATCCTTATTGTCAAAtatgaaaaatactgaaaaatactgGCAATTCAGTATTGGAGCCTTAAACATTTCAGGAGTGTGCTGTTGCTTATAACCTGTTCAGATGTTTCAACTGTGATGGACGATGCTATGGCTCCACCACACAAAGCTTAATATGCTAAtgacagataaacaaacaaaacaaaacacaaccacAACAATACAATCATTGTAACTGGACATATAGATTTTAAACCCGTCACTCTTACGGATGTACAGAATTCATTGACCAGGTTTACAGGGAGCCAAAACCTCACCTGCAGGGCCTCAACTATTACATCCTTTGAGCTGATATAACATGACACTTCCAATGACCCCCCATCCTTCTTCCCcagccagagaaaaaaaagacaggaagACCAAGATTTCAAGGGGGAGCCAATTCCAACAAATGCATCTTCGTTTCGCAACCCATCAAAACTTACAAATtaacaaacaaagaaatgatGGACGtttacaataaacaaaattgCTAAATGTTTTGTGCAGTCACGTGCATGGAAAATGTCTTAAGAACTCCTGGAGCTTACTTTGAAATATCTGTGACATAATTTTTCCTTTCATCAGCAACACATACAGCTCAGTGATTCATTTCCTCATTAGGcattaatgtacattttcataagGACACCCAGAAACACCAGCGCACACCTTAACCTTAAAATGAAACACAAGGTTAAACACTACACATACATTAAGAGGATCTTTCTCAAGAGAACAAAGTTACTGAActaaaaccaataaaaaaagGTCTCCAGTTCAGTTTGGCATATAAGGAGTTAATAAATAGTTACAACCTTATTTTCTTCTTAAATCTATGCAATGATTTGAGATTCTGATCAAAAAGTACTTTCAGAATGGCTGGGGCTCAGGGGCATCACATAAAGCCTAAATAGACATTCAGTGACTGAAACAATGCATTGATGGTTCTCCAGCTAGTATTGTTTCTAAGATAGTGAGTTGGGGCTAGGGGGCCCCAAAGGATGCATGATCAAACCCTCATCTGACTCTTCATGGATGGGGGGAGGAGTGGATGCAGTAGAGGATCCAGCACTGAAGGAGCCACGCAGGTTCAGATTAACACAGAAGAGGCTTGGTAGGAGCTGGCGCTGGTACTGCTCCACACGCTGGATGGCATCCAGCACAGACGAGCTGCCTCCAGACACCCAGCCTGGCAGCAGGCTGGCCGCACTAAACGTAGCCGGTGCAGACTGAGAGTGCCTCAACTCCAGCTGATAGGAAAATCTGAGAGAGGCGAGAGAGGGCATAGATGACAGATATGTGCATTTTATTGCATATAGCTGTGATGTAGCTATTCAGAATCAGAAATCCCTGACTGTATCTGTCTTTAAGTATGTCCTGCAAGCCTAAGTTTTATGTCCACTACATTTACATGCTGCAATCTGGTCATGTAACATGCAGTCTTGGTCTAAATTTACATTGTTAAGAATACAACATTTGAATCAATGGTATAATCAGCCCTATCCTGACTGTACAACCACCTGCTTTATTTGACTGTATCCATGACATTAAGTCATGGATgagtgtaatttttaaaaaactgaacagTAGCAAAACTGATATGTTTTTAATCAACCCGAAGCTCTGACATCCAGTTTAGCCGTAGTTTAGCCTTAGTATCCATACTGATGAGACTTTAGTAACACCTTCTGCTAACCTTCGCAATCTTTGACCCCACACTCTCCTTTGGCATGCTATAACTGACATAATTCTATAGTTAAAACAGCAGTTTTACGTCTCTACAATATTGCAAGTGTCCGACCAACCCTTTGCAATATGGGATTGCAATATGTCCAGAACGCAGCTGCTATCATCCTCACATATTCTAAGATGACTGACCTCACTCCAGCCTACAAAGGCTTCACTGGTTACGTATTACATACTGTGGCCAATACAAGATTCTTCTTGTTACAGTCAAAGCTCTGCATGGCCTGGCTCCTGATTACTTGGCTGAGCTTCTATTTATATGTCCCATCCTTTACTTTACAATCGAGTAATTTAGGCCTTCTCCATGTTCCAAGGTTCAAACTGACCTCTGTGGGTGACTGATCGTTTAGTGTAGAAGATcccaattaaataaaaaagatgatgatgattataaaCATGGACTTATATAGGTTGGTATCATGAGTGGCTTTTGTAGTTGCTTACCGTCCAGACACCTGTTGTGACACACTCCTCCCAGCATGTTGAAGAACATACTGCAGCAACTTTACTGTCTGCTCCTTTATCCAGCCCACATCCTCTTGTACATCAGGCAGCCACTCCAACAACCTGAAAGAGACACAGCATAattatacattgttttttttttttttaaacacacaattAAAACGAATAGCATTAGCCATGAAACACAACAAACTAATCCTCCCTAAAGGAAAATGCATCCTCTTGGTCACACATCAATTCGCTAGGTTTTTCTTTAATTGTAACCAGATGAAAATTCTCCGACTATGACAACATCAAGAAATTGAGAAGAGCAGCTAAAAGTCACCTGATACTCAGTGACACAGCTGACTCCAGGGGCAATGTATATGGCAGTAAGATAGTTGACAGCATCCTGACAGGGAACATGTTGCTTAGAGAGTACAAGAGACTCCGTCTTTCTTTACAGGCCTCCACCAAAgctacagaaaaagagagaggcagattcTTACTCAGTAACctacataaaaacaaatatatatgaaatatgcatGATCTGCTATTCAGTGACAAATAGAAAGATGTCAATGTTTATATGCTTCATCTTTTATACCTCTATGAAGCCGTGGTGGCAAGTGCTCAAAGATGTGTTCCTCTGCGCCTGAATGAGCATTGGGATGCATCTCTTCTTCCCTTGTATGTCTTTCCTCATTATCAGAGTCTTCCTCATTATCCACAGCTCCGTCACCCAATGGGCGGTGTGGCTGTCGGAACTGCAACAAGCCTAAAAAAGTACACATGCAATTTTAGTGAGAATAAAGATCAAAGTGACATTAAACTGATGAGTGAAGGCTCTAATGAAAAGGGCTCTAATCCCTTTAGGCACAGTACTAATAAtgaccactagagggcactGCTACACTTGAGAAAAGCCTTCTGCAAAGTACAGCAGAGAAATAAGTTTTTAACCCCACAGCACCTCTTAATGTGATAAGGTATATCAGTGACTAACATACCAAAGAGCAAGCAGAGTTGGCAGTTATCTCAGATGACTCAATCAAACTTTGATTACAGCAATACCTACCCAGTTCTTCCTACACAACAGTGCTGATGCAAATATAGTACTCAAAAGTAGGAACAATCCTATCATTcgttttttaaacaaatatttaatttgtcAATGTATTATGGAGGTCTGGGTTTGCCACATTCAGCTAAACAACAGTAAACTAGAAATTATTCACTtcttactttaaaaatgttgcaACACAAATGAACATGTCATGTTCAAACCAGAGATCTGTAATGTTTCCCCTGGACAGCTACCACTCAACACAGCTAACACAAAATGTCATTATCATTCTGAAGGAAATTGCTTTAGAAAACCTATAAATATTGAGTTGAAATAATCTGACATACTATCTTATCTCTCTGGTAACAAAATGCCTGTAAGAAAGATTGTAGATGCATTCCAAAATCCAAAttgaaaactacaaaaataaagtctgaaaaatgtacttaagtcgtggaaaaagagaaaatcaagtgTGCAAACTTGAAAGGCTTCATTTTGTTATGCAAAAGACATGATATGCAACAAAATACTACCCTAAATAGTAAGCTACACCACAGAAAAGAGACGCTACTGTTTGTCCCACTACCTTTACTTGCCTTATGGAAGTTTTCACTTAAGTAGCAAAATAATTTTCAGTTTGATTCAGTAAAGTCCTGGTGTTTATTGCTGGTTGTTATAACTATTCTGGTGGATCTGAATGAATGATAATTTTAGCTTGGAAGGTAATCAAGAAATAAGGCATAAACTGTATTGTGCGCCAAGACTAAATATGAGCACTGTAGCTGTGGTTTGGCAAACTATGTTCTCCTATACACAGATGTACGGTGAAAACAGTACTGGAAATGGTGGTCATAAGAAGCTATATCTCCGTCTTACCATTTTTCTTTAGGAAATACAAGGCATCTTTATATCCCTGCTTACACATGGTCTTCAGTACCTGATAAGGAAACCCACAGAAATGAGCATTGTGTGAATTTATACATTGatgtgtgttgttgtgtgtatgtatgtatgtatgcatgagTAGTGGAGTTTTACCAGTGGATCAGGAGGGAACAGCGCTCTGGTGACTCTGTACAAGTTGGAGAGTGAGAACTGTATGGAAGTGTTGGTAAATCGGAGTTCGTGCATGTTGTTGGAGCTGACGTCTCGCGGGCAGATATCACTCTCCCCTGAGAATGGAGAAACTGTGATGGTGTTCTTCAGCTCATACTGAGGCAAATTATCACTGATTCCACCATCCACATACCgctagagagagtgagagagagacagtgagtgatcAAATCAGTGCATATGTCAGTAGAATCATATAACTGAATATTGATTATGATAATCCCTGACAAGTTCACGACTGTGCCAAAGTGAAAGATTACTCCTTATTTGCTTAACCTCCGgtcaaaatggcctttaagAACAAGTTTTAGAcagatttaacagaaaattacagagaagttttaaaaactaaatatatatattttttcagtatttactgtgccCACACTTTACTTTATTACAGAATACACTGTTTTCACGAGATAGTTTGTTTTACCTCCTAAGTTCAATCTTAAAAGTTgcatgaatgtgtttgggattacatgAATCGTTGATGTTGAGGTGGGGGtgttcagtccattgttctgagaacaccagcatttCTACTTCTAATAgactattatttttttctcagtaacaactTATTTACAGCTACACGTCCTCGCAGACTCtgagttgtcttttcacagtggaaggatgaagagaacacctgtggatttttttccgatctgaagcaacagtggagcttgatttctcagatgaaagatgaaagctttaagtactgtttatctgatggttttggtggtctatcagcTCTTGCACTTTTGtgaggagtctcattttcttgtatgttttactcactttttgaactccagttttggaaagtctgttttttttactttacccTTCTTCATTTATCCACCCACCCTCCCCTGCCAGTATGTGTAATATCTccagaaatatctcctgttaaattaataacttgtacaaaatgctgttttgactagaaataaaataaatgaagtctgGCCTCTGACATTTGCAAACTACAGTAACCACATGGCAATCCTTTATAAGCAAAAATCATCCATGTTGGGACACCAAATGGATAAACAATTACATAAGGcttgtttaattttaaacagCTTGCCAAATTGTTAAGGATTTAATATTGTTACAACAATTGATTGTTAAAGGGCATTTATAAGACAAAAAGCTGTGTTACAGCTCATTTTTCATTGTCTGTGCTGCAGTTATATCAGATTTAGTGGGGATGTGATTGTTTGATAAGACAATATCATGAACATTATTTTAGATATCACCCAGCCGTATTATGCACCTTCACAAAGAGATGTGGAAGCCCCCTCCACAATATTTCTATTCTCTAAAATACACTCAGATTTCATATAAAGCACTATGATTGGTTAGATGAAGCAGTGGGGCTCTAGTCATTAGATGTTCCATTTCTAGGTACCACAGGAACAGGAAAAACAGCATCCTTAGGAACACTGTGACTCTTCGCATACttggcaacacacacacacacacacacacacacacacattagggacTTTGTCAGTAGCgcagaacacacaaacacacacaaacgcacacacacacacacacacacacacacacacaaacgcacgcacacacacacacacacactgtgaagaGAGAgctacacatgtacacacattcCCACACCCCACAATAATGTTCTGGCACTGTTCTGCCCAATCCggccaaaacacacaaacacacacatacacagacacacacatttgcacacaaGTATCCTCCCTGAATGGCACACGTGGCAGAGGGAAGGATTGTCTGTGCCCAAGAGCCTTGCcagaacacacagaacacaaagCTATAGTATCCCAGAGCCTGACGAGCTGATCTGAGAACAGTGTGGCTTCTTCACATAACACATAAAACCAGGGCCTCTGTAAAGCCTGCTTACAGCCAAATGATCATTTCTATTTTCAGCAGCACACAGCATTGCAAAATCAAAAGCTACATCCTCCCTCAACAGATATTTTTCCCACAGCCAATGACTCACTCACTTGGGACTTATTTGAACTGCAGTCCTGTGTTATAACACTGTGGGTGTTTTGTGTAGAAGATCCATACAGGAGAAGTTTAAGTCTGCACTCTTGAGTTTTCTATGGTCAAGTGCATTTGCTTATAGCCGAGTACACAACGCTGCAATCATAAACAATAAAAGAGACATATAGAGAAACTTTCAGTATTCTTTCAGCAAAGAATAAATGGTACAAGGAAATGCTAGGGAAAGAAACAAAAGGGCACAGGACTGTCAGAGGCCCCATGGCACTCCcatttaaaaccaaaaacaatCTTCTGTTCCCAACAAAGAAACTTTTTTAAGCATGAGCTCTGAGCTGTCTACAGcccaaaactacagaaagaaTTTTCTGTACCTTTTATTTTgccataaataaatattgtgcaAGCTACATACACTCTTAACAAAAAGAGCTTTGCAtagtgcaaaaaaaagaaatggttctgtgaCTTTTTGACTTGAGTCTATAGTtgaactttttggtgctatatagagctactttaaagggttctttaaccATGGACCACTAAGCATGCAATGGACCATTTGAACATTGGTTGTGTAAGTAGTCACATTTCTATAAACACTGCCTTCACTAAGGAACCCTTCACAAACACTTTTTAAGGATGTAATAAACACATCACATCTTATGCTCTGTATTTCTTGTATTCTTGTATAGATTGCTAACTACAAGATGATTCTACACATACATGGTAATAAGAAGACAAAAGATGTTTACCTTCTTAGATACACTTTCATACATGCTAACTGTGATCTCATCTGGTAAAATGGGTTTATTATGATCAAGATAAGAGCAAAGAGTAGAAGTACTACTCACCACTCCCTGCAGGGTGGGAGGTATAAGTCCACAGTACACTGGAATGTAGGCGC
This window encodes:
- the pnpla2 gene encoding patatin-like phospholipase domain-containing protein 2, with the protein product MFPLDSPWNISFAGCGFLGIYHVGVASCLQEQAPFLVENAQHVYGASAGALTASAVVVGTCLGDVGANIIDVAKEARKRFLGPMHPSFNLVKIIRAKLHGTLTPDAYSKATGRLGISLTRVTDGENVLITHFNSNEELVQACVCSAYIPVYCGLIPPTLQGVRYVDGGISDNLPQYELKNTITVSPFSGESDICPRDVSSNNMHELRFTNTSIQFSLSNLYRVTRALFPPDPLVLKTMCKQGYKDALYFLKKNGLLQFRQPHRPLGDGAVDNEEDSDNEERHTREEEMHPNAHSGAEEHIFEHLPPRLHRALVEACKERRSLLYSLSNMFPVRMLSTILLPYTLPLESAVSLSIRLLEWLPDVQEDVGWIKEQTVKLLQYVLQHAGRSVSQQVSGRFSYQLELRHSQSAPATFSAASLLPGWVSGGSSSVLDAIQRVEQYQRQLLPSLFCVNLNLRGSFSAGSSTASTPPPIHEESDEGLIMHPLGPPSPNSLS